Part of the Streptomyces sp. NBC_00457 genome, GGCGACGGCGCGATCCGGGACGGCTGGCGGTCGGAGGCGGTGAAGGACGCCCTCGATCTGTGTCTGGCGTGCAAGGGGTGCAAGAGCGACTGTCCGGCCGACGTCGACATGGCCACGTACAAGGCGGAGTTCCTCGCCCACCACTACGCGCGCCGGCCCTGGCGCAGGCCACGCTCCGACCTGACCATGGGCTGGCTGCCGGTCGCCGCCCAGGCGGTGGGCCGCTCGCGGCTGGGGCCGCTGGTCAACGCCTTCACTCACCTGCCGCCGCTGTCGAAGGCGGCCGTGGCGCTCGCGGGCGTCGAGGATCGGGAGCTGCCACGGTTCGCCGGTCGCACACTGCAGCAGTGGTTCACCCGGCACAGGCCGTACGGCGACGGGGCGCGCGGGACGGTCCTGCTGTGGCCGGACACCTTCACCAACTTCTTCCACCCGCACGTCGGTCGGGCCGCCGTCCGGCTGCTGGAGCACGCCGGCTGGCGGGTCGAGCTGCCCCGCGAACCGCTGTGCTGCGGGCTGACCTGGATCTCCACCGGGCAACTCGGCGTCGCCGAACGGGTACTCGCCCGGACCGTCCGCCGCCTCGCCGGGCACATCCGCGACGGCGGCCTGGTCGTCGGTCTCGAACCGAGCTGCACGGCCGTCTTCCGCTCGGACGCGGCAGAGCTGTTCCCCGGCGACCGGGATGTACGCAGGCTGCGCGACCAAACCGTGACGCTGGCCGAACTGCTCACCGAGCACTCCCCCGGCTACGAGCCCCCACGGCTGCCCGGCCGGGAGGCGCTGGTCCAGGTGCACTGCCATCAGCACGCGGTGCTGGGCTGGGACGCCGACCAGGACTTGCTCGGCCGGGCGGGGGTCGAGGCCGAGCGGCTGGAGTCCGGGTGCTGCGGACTGGCCGGCAACTTCGGTTTCGAGCGGGGGCACTTGGAGGTGAGCAAGGCCTGCGCGGAGCGGGTGTTGTTGCCGCGGTTGCGGGAGACGGACGCGGGTGTGGCTGTGCTGGCGGACGGGTTCAGTTGCCGAACGCAGATCCATGAGCTGGACAGTGGGGGGCATGAAGGGGTGCACCTGGCGGAGCTGCTGGCGTCGGGGCTGCCCCGTACGTGACCAGGCACCCCTCTCAGGGGCTCTGTTCGAAGTGGCTCGGCCGGCTATCGCACCGCACCAGGCGCCCCTCGCTCGCGGCGCGGACGCGCGGCATGAGAGTCCATGTGCCATCGGCCCGGAGCAGCGCGGCCGAGTGCCACGGCGTCGTCCAGGCGTCCGGCGCGTCGAGCAGCCGGATGCCGAACTTGGCGGCACCGACCGGCTGGGGGTGGATGGACAGGCGTACGGCACCGGGGTGGTGCTCGGCGATCAGGTCGCCCCAGGCGCGGCTGCGCTGAATGACGCCGTATGCGCGTCGTCGGCATTCACGCTGGAGGGCGGAACGGGTACCGGAGAAGCCGGCCGTGTCCTCGACGAGGAACCGGGTGATGCCCCGGTAGAGAGCTAGGGCGTGGTCGTCGGAACGGACCTCGGCGCGCAGGGCGTCCACCGTGGGGGCGTAGCGCTCGTGGACGTGGGCGCGTTTCGTGTCGTTCGGCAGGTCGCCGAGGATGTCCCGGAGATCGAACACCGACAGTCTCTCCAGGCCCAACTGGTCTATGAGGAGGCGGAGTTCGTCGGCGTACGCGTCGATGTGCTCGTCCGGGACACGGATCAGGTCGCCGAAGACATGGCCGTCGGAGCAGATGATGACGCGGGCACCGGGTGCGTAGATGTGCTCCACCTCCTCGCAGAGGGAGTCCAGGAAGCGGAGGGAGAGGCGTTCGCCCTGGTCGGGGAGGTGGCCGAGGACTTTGGCGGGGTTGGGGGACTTGCAGGGGAAGCCGGGGAGGGTGAAGCGGACGGGTGCGCCGGCTCGTACGAAGGCGTCGATCCGGCGCAGTTGGTGGGGGAACGCCTCGGCGGGGGCGGTGCGGGTGGCGTCCGTGGTGCGGTGGTGCGGGAGCAGCAGGCGCAGGATCGACGCGCTCGTGGTGAGCGTGTCCGGCGAGGTCGTCGACGGCATGGGGGTGGGGTCTCCTCGGGAGGTCGTCAGACGCGTCGGTCGTAGCCCACGGGCAGGTGGTTGGTGCCGCGGCCGAGGACCGCCGGGATCCACTCGATCTCGTCGTCCGGGACGGCGAGGCGCAGGCCCGGGAGCCGGGCGAGCAACGTGCCCAGGGCGACCTGGAGTTCGGTGCGGGCGAGGGCCGCGCCGGGGCAGAAGTGGATGCCGTGGCCGAAGGCCAGGTGCGGGTTGGGTGAGCGGTCCAGGTCGAGGGTGTCGGGGGCCTCGAAGCGGCGCGGGTCGCGGTTGGCGGCGCACAGGGAGACGATCACGGAGTCGCCGGCCGGGATGCGGGTGCCGTACAGATCACTGTCCTCGGCGAAGAAACGCCAGGTGGTCAGCTCGAACGCGCTGTCGTACCGCAGAAGTTCCTCGACCGCGCGCGGGAGCAGGGCCGGGTCGTCGCGGAGGCGGGCGAGTTGAGCGGGGTGGCGGAACAGGGCGATCAGGGCCGTGGTGATCTGGTTCGTCACCGGTTCCTGGCCCGCCACCAGCAGCTGGAAGATCATGGAGTCCAGCTCTTCCTGGGACAGTTCGCGGTGGTCGCGGGCCACGACCAGACGGCTGAGCAGATCGTCGTTCCCGTGCGCGCGTTTGTGGGCGACGATCTCGGCGATATAGCTCTGCAGCCCGTGCAGCCGGGCCTCGTACACCGGCCGCCCCGGATCGGCCGGACCGACCGGCTGGACGACCTTGCCCCAGTCGCGGTCGAAGCGTTCCGCCAACCCGGCGGGGAGCCCGATGACCTCGGCGAGGACCCGGAAGGGGAAATGGGCGGCGAACCCGGCGACGAGGTCGGCGGGTCCGGTCTCCGGCAGCCGGTCGATCAGGGCGTCCGCCAACTCCTGGAAACGCGGGCGCAGTTGCTCGACTCGGCGCGGGGTGAACGCTTCCGTGACATGGCGCCGCATCCGGGTGTGCTGCGGCGGGTCCTGGTGCAGGAGGTGCACCTGGAGCTGGGAGTGCTGCGGCTCCGGCATGATCGAGGCGCGGGCCCGCCAGCGGTCGTTGCCGCGGTCGTGGTTCTTGCCGAGCCGGTCGTCGTTGAGGGCGGCGTGGGCGGCGTCGTAACCGGTGACGAGCCAGGCCTGGACGCCGCTGGGGAAGAGCACCGGGTGCACCGGACCGTCCTCGCGCAGACGCTCGTAGAGCGGATAGGGATTGCTCTTGTAGGGGCAGCCCATGAGCGGGACGGGTTCGGAGAGCGGTTCCTGCACTGTCATCAGGTGGTTCCTCACGGTCCTCAGAGGGCGAGTTCGGGGCGGTAGTGGTCCAGCCACAGGGCCAGGTCGACGACGCGTTCGAGACGGAGGCGGTGGCCCCACTCCAGGCGGTCGGGCGGGGTGTCCAGGCAGGGCTTGATGCGGGTCTCGTCGGCCAGTTCGCGGACGAACGGCAGGACTTCGCGGGCCAGGTCCTGGAGGCCGCGGTTGTAGTCGGGGTGGTGGGTAGCCGGGTAGTGGTTCTTGGGCCGGAGCAGTACCGAGTCGGGCGCCAGGCCCTCCCCCGCGGCCCGCAGCAGGCTCTTCTCCCGGCCGTCGAAGCTCTTCAGCGCCCACGGGACGGAGTAGGCGTACTCGACGAGCCGGTGATCGCAGTACGGCACCCGCACCTCCAGCCCCTGCGCCATGCTCAACCGGTCCTTGCGGTGCAGGAGTTGGCGCAACCAGCGGGTCAGGGACAGATGCTGCATCTCGCGCTGCCGGTGCTCGGTCTCCGTCTCGCCCTCGATGTGCGGTACGGCGGCGAGCGCGTCGCGGTAGGTGTCCGCGCGGAACTCGCGTACGTTCAAGGCGAGTTCGGGGTTGAGCGGCATCGCGGCCTCGTCGCCCGTGACCAGCAACCAGGGGAAGGTGGACGCGGCCAGCGCCTTGGGGTTGTGGAACCAGGGGTAGCCGCCGAACACCTCGTCCGCCGCCTCGCCGGACAGCGCGACGGTCGAGTGCCGTCGTATCTCCCCGAACAGCAGATACAGCGAGGTGTCCATGTCGCCCACCCCGATGGGCGAGTCCCGGGCCACGACGACCGCCTTCCGGTGCTCGGGATCGAGCAGGGCGTGCGGATCCAGGACGACGGTGGAGTGGTCGGTGCCGATGAAGGCGCCCGCCTCGGTGGCGTACGGGGTGTCGTGACCGGTTCTGAGCACATCGCCCGTGAACTGCTCGGCCTGGTCGCTGTAGTCGACGGCGTACGACCGGATCCGGGCGTCCGGGCCTTCGCGCAGCCGGAGTTCGTCTGCGAGCAGGGCGGTCAGGACGGTGGAGTCGATACCGCCGGAGAGGAGCGAGCACAGGGGGACGTCGGCTTCGAGCTGGCCACGCGCCGCGGTGCTCACCAGGTCGTGGACGCGGGCGACGGTCTCGTCCCGGCCATGGGTGTGTCCTCGGGCCGCCAACTGCCAGTAGCGGCGCTCCCGTACGCCGTCCCGGTCCAGGACCAGCACCCCGCCGGGCTCGACCTCGCGGACGCCGGACCAGATCGTCGGTCCCGTGTTGAACAGCAGGCTGTACGCCTCCCGCAGCCCGTCCGCGTCCACCCGCGGGCGGATCTCCGGGTGCGCGAACAGCGCCTTGGGCTCGGAGGCGAAGGCCAGTCCGCCGTCGATGCGCGCCCAGAACAGCGGCTTGACGCCGAGCCGGTCGCGCACCAGCAGCAGTCGCTGCGCCCGTTCGTCCCAGACGGCGAAGGCGAACATGCCGTCCAGGTGCTCGGCGACGTCCTCGCCCCATTCGGCGTAGGCACGCAGGACGACCTCGGTGTCGCTGCGGGTGCGGAACTCATGGCCCAACGCCCGTAGCCGGTCACGGAGTTCGTGGTGGTTGTAGACCTCGCCGCTGTAACTGAGTACGGATGTGGGCTCGTCGGCGCGGTCGGTCATCGGCTGACGGCCGCCCTCGATGTCGATGACGGCGAGCCGACGGTGGCCGATGGCGGCGCGCTCACCGAGCCAGACGCCGCCCGCGTCCGGGCCGCGCGGGGCGAGGGTGGCGGTCATGGCCTCGATGACGGGGGCTTGGGTGCGGGCGTCGGTGTGGAAGGACGCCCAGCCGGTGATTCCGCACATGGGGGCTACTCCTGGGTGAGGGGCGTGGCGGCGGTCCGCCGCGGCGGTCGAGCGAGCAGAGGTACGGCGAGACAGGCGGCGGTCGCGGCGAGCGCGAGGCCCGCCCGGGCGCCGTCGCCTCCGGGACCGGCGAGTCCCCAGGCGGCCGTGGCCAGGGCCGGGCCGAGCGTGAAGCCGAGGCTGCGGGCGAGTTGCACGGCGGAACCGGCGGTGGCCGCGCGGTCCGGCGGGGCGGCGTCCATGACGAGGGCCTGGGTCGGGCCACCGTTCAGGCCCATGCCGATGCCCGCGAGCGCCAGCCGCCAGGCGACGTCGGGCGGCGCCCAGCCGTCGCCGAGCGGGACCAGCAGGAGGAGACCCGCGGCGGTGAGGGCGGCGCCGGCGGCCGCGACGGGGCGGGGGCCGTACCGGTCGGCGAGGCGTCCGCCCACGGGTCCGGCCAGACCCATGCCGAGTGGGAAGGCGAGTACGGTCAGGCCGGTCGTCGTGGCGCTGACGCCGTCCTCGCGTTGGAGGTGCAGGGCGACGACGTAGTGCATGGCGGCGAATCCGGCGGCGAGCGCGAGCACCGCGCTGTGTGCCCGGAGCAGACCAGGGACGCGCAGTACGCCGGTGAGCGGACGGGCGCCCGGTCCGCGCAGCCACCGCCACAAGGGCGCTACGGCGGCGAGCGCGAGCCACCAGGTGCCGAGGGTCAGCGACAGCAGCAGGAGCGTGACACCGCTCGCCACCAGCCCGGCGTCCGCAAGCGACCGCCGGTCGGGTTTCGTGAGCCCGCCGTCCCGCGGCATCGCACGCCACGCCACCGCCAACGCCAGTACGCAGAACGGGATCTTGACCAGGAAGATCGCCTGCCAGCCCCAGTGATCGAGGAGCAGCCCGCCGACCGCCGGACCCGTCACCGCGCCGAGGGGGCCGAGGGTCGCGGGCACGCTCATCGCCCGGCCGCGCAGGTGCGGCCGCACGGAACGGATCGCCAGCACCGGCATCAGCACGAACAACACCGCGGCACACGCGCCCTGGACGAGCCGGGCGGCGATGAGCCAGCCCGCGGAGGGCGCGGCGGCCGAGAAGGCGCTGCCCAGGGCGAAGCCGGTGGTCGCGGTGAGCAGCGCGGGCCTCAGGCCCACGCCGTCCAGCCACCGTCCGACCGGCAACAGCAGTACCACGACCGGGAGTTGATAGCCCAGTACGGCCCACTGCGCGGTCGCCGCCGACACGTGCAGACCGTCGGCGATGTCCACCTGTGCCACGTTGACGATGTTCATGTCGAGCATCGCCACGAAGGACAGCAGGCCCGCAACGGCGACCAGCGGCCAGCGGTCCTCGCGTATGCGACCGGGCTGTGGGTCAGACACCGTCTTCCGTCCCTCGTCTCGTGGGCGGGCTGCCGTTCGGTTCGGCAGCCTCGTCCCACAAGTCGGGAGGAAACGGTGGTTAGTTCCCGTACGTGTCCAAAACTCTCGTCGCGCTGTCCTCGGACGCCCGATGGTCGAAGGCGATCAGCGGGTCGCCGGTGAGGGGGTGGTCGACGACGGCCGCCCGTACGCCGAACACCTCGGCCATGAGGGCGGGCGTGAGCACGTCGCGGGGCGGGCCGGAGGCGACCACTTCACCGGCGTGCAGGACGTGCAGGCGGTCGCAGACGGAGGCGGCGGCGTTGAGGTCGTGCAGGGACACCAGGGTCGTACGGCGGCGCTCGCGCAGGAGGGTGAGGAGTTCCACCTGGTGGCGGATGTCGAGGTGGTTGGTCGGCTCGTCCAGGACCAGGACGTCCGGGTTCTGCGCGAACGCGCGGGCCAGCAGGACGCGTTGGCGTTCGCCGCCGGAGAGTGCGGTGAACCGGCGGTCGGCCGCCTGCGCCATGCCGACGTCGGACAGTGCCTGCGCCACGATGTCCCGGTCGGCGGCGTCCTCGCCCGCGAACGCCCGCTTGTACGGGGTGCGGCCCATGGCGACGACCTCGCGGACGGTCAGCTCGAAGTCGCCGCCGCGTTCCTGTGGGAGGGCGGCGACATGTCGGGCCGACCGGGTCGGGGTGAGCGTGCGCAGGTCGGTGCCGTCGAGCAGGACCCGGCCGGCGGTGGGCTTCAGATGCCGGTAGACGGTGCGCAGGAGCGTGGACTTGCCGCTGCCGTTCGGGCCGACGAGGCCGGTGATCTCTCCCTCGGCGGCGACGAGATGGGCGCCGGAGACGACCGTACGGCCCGCGTAGGCGACCTGCAGGTCTTCGATGTCGATCCTCAACTGCCGCTCCCCGACTGCCGATCCATCGTGTTCGTCCTCAACTGCCGCTCTCCAGACGCCGGTCGAGCAAGTACAAGAGGGCCGGTGCGCCGAGCAGTGAGGTGACCACGCCGACCGGCAGCTCCTGTGTGTCCATCGCGACCCGGCACACGATGTCGACCACCACGAGGAGCAGCGCGCCGAACAGGGCGGAGACCGGGAGGAGCCGGCGGTGGTCGCCGCCGACGAGGAGACGGCAGGCGTGCGGCACCATCAGGGCGACGAAGGCGATCGCGCCGGAGACGGCGACGAGGACGCCGGTGAGGACGCTGGTCACGGTGAACAGCTCGCGGCGCAGACGGGTGACGTCGACGCCGAGCCCGGCCGCCGTCTCGTCGCCCATCAGCAGCGCGTTCAGGCCACGGGCGCGCCCCTGCAGGCACACCAGGGCCACCGGTACCGCCACGGCGGGCACCGCCAGCAGCTGCCAGCTCGCCCCGCTGAGGCTGCCCATGAGCCAGAACAGCACGCTGTGGGTCTGCTGCTCGTCCCCGGCCTGGAGGACGAGGTAGCTGGTGAAACCGGACAGGAACTGCCCGACGGCCACTCCGGCCAGCACCAGCCGCAGCGGCGCGAATCCCCCGCCGCGCCGGGCCACCGTCCACACCAGGGCGAAGGTGGCGAGGGCGCCGACGAAGGCCGCGCCGGACAGCCCGAGTCCGAGCGCTCCCCCGGCGCTGACGCCGAGCACGATCGCGGCGACGGCTCCGAGCGAGGCTCCGTTGGAGATGCCCAGCAGATAGGGGTCCGCCAGTGGATTGCGTACGAGCGCCTGGACCGCCGTACCGACGATGCCGAGCCCGGCGCCGACGAGCGCGGCCAACAGGGCGCGCGGAACGCGCAGTTGCCACACGATCAGGTCGTCGGTGCCCGGGCGGGCTGCCTCACCGGTCAGCCGCCGCCCGACGACCGCCCACACTTCGGCGGGCGGGATGGAGGTCGAGCCCCAGGACACGGCCACCGTGAGCGCGAGGAGCAGCGTGACACCCAGCGCGGCGGCCAGCGGCACGGCCGGAACGCGGCCGCGTGTCCCGGGTTCCGCGGTCCGGCGCGACAGCACGGACGACACGGCTAGTCGACCTTGCCGGGGTGGACGGCCTGGGCGATCTGCTCCACCGTGTCGGCGTTCTCCACCCCGGCGATGGTGGTCTGCTCGGAACCGATGCGCAGGAAGTGGTCTTCCTTGACGGCCGTCAGGCCCTTGGTGGCCGAGTTTGCCTTGAGCCACTTCTCGGCCTCGTCGAAAGCCTTCTCGTTGGCGTCGGCGCTGCCCCGGTCGCGGACCCCCAGCTGGATCCAGTCCGGGTTCTTCGCGATGACGTCCTCCCAGCCGACCTGCTTGAAGTCGCCGTCGCAGTCGCCGAAGGCGTTGCGGGCACCGGCGAGCGTGATCACCGCGTGGGCGACCTGGCGGTTGCAGACGACGAAGGGCTGCTTGGTGCCGGCGTCGTAGTCGAAGAAGAAGTACGTCGGCCGCTCGTCCTCGGGTGTGTCACCGACCGCCTTCTGGACGGCGTCCACCTTCGCCCGCATCCCGGCGACGAGTTTCTTCGCCTCGGCGCTCGTGCCGGTGACCTGGCCGAGCGAGGTGATGTCGTCCTCGACGGCGGCCAGGTCCGTGACCGGGCCCTTGGCCATGGCGGCGCAGGCGGTGGACTTCAGGTAGATGTGCTTGATCCCGGCCGCCTTGAACTCCTCCTCCGTCGGCGCGTCGCCCATACCGCCGCCCATGCCGTCCATGGACGCGAAGGTGTCGATGTAGACGTCCGCGCCGGAGCCGAGCAGCTTCTCCTTCGGGATGACGGTGTCGCTGAGCACCGGCACCTTCTGCGCCTGCGTGTCGAGCGCGGCGGGCAGTGTGCCCTTGCCGGGCGGGAAACCGGTTCCGATCACTTTGTCGCCGGCGCCGAGCCGGAGCAGCAGCTCCAGGCTGGACGCGTTGCTGGTGACGATCTTCTCCGGGGCGGCGGAGAACGTGGTCTTCGCGCCCGTGCAGTCGGTGACGGTCACGGGCTCGGCACCCGCCGCGCTCCCGCCGGCCGAGTCCGTCTCCGCATCGCCGCAGCCTGCCAGGAGCAGACCACCGAGCACTGCGGCGGCCGTACCGCACCTCACACGAGAACGCATCGAACTTCTCCCCGATCCACGATCCACTTGCTACGCGGGCGAACGTCCGTCACCCGGTGCAGTAGTCGGGGTCAAGGGCGGATGAGTTCCCGGGGGCCGATGGCGAGACCTCGCCACCGACCCCCGTTCCCTGTGCCGCCCGTTCCCGGGGCCTACGCCGCCACCAACGCGGCGTGCTCCGTCCGCGGCGCCGGCTCCTCCGCCAGCAGATCCATCAGCGTCGCCCGCGCGCGAGCGACCCGCGAACGGACCGTCCCCACGGGACAGTCGCTCACCTCGGCCGCCTCCGCGTACGGCAGTCCGAGCAACTGGGTGAGGATGAACGCCTCCCGGCGCTCGTCCGGCAGCCCCGCCAGCAGGTCGAGCAGCGCGATGCCGTCGTCGAACCCGGGCAGGTCCTGCGGCTGGGCCAGCTCGATCGCCAGCTGCCAGTCCGCTACGTCGGCCAGGCGGGGCCGGGCGGCGGCGTACCGATAGCGGTCGATCACCGCGCGCCGGGCGATGGACAGCAGCCAGGAACGGGCCGAGGAACGGCCCTCGAACCGGTGCAGACTGCCGAGCGCCCGCAGGAACGTGTCCTGCGCCAGGTCGTCGACCGCCTGGGGATCGGCGCAGAGATGGGCGACGTACCGCAGGACGTCTCGGTGCAGCGCGCGGACGAACTGCTCGACGGCGTCCGGGTCTCCGCCGCGGGCGGCGAGCGCCCAGGCGGTTATCGAGTCGTCGAGGGTTGCCTGGTCGATGACTTCCGTCTGACTAACTACTTCCCTTCTGCCGTTTTTGTCGCACGAGGGAGGCAGGGCAGGAGTGATCACCTGGTGTCCTTCTCGGTCATCCAGAATCGGACCGACGGCGCACGCGTGGGTGCGGCGGTCCGGTCAATGGGGATACGGCCGTACGACGCCTTTACGACGCCTTCATGGACGTACGACCGAAGCCCGAGGCGCGCATGGGCGGCCTCGGGTCACCGGCTGTCTTCAGATGACAGCGGTCCCCAGGGGTGGGCCCCGAGAGGTGATCGTGTGGACAAGGAGGAGAAGCCGCGGCGCCCGCTCGGAGCGCCGACGGCGCACGACGAGGCGGGGGCGGTGCGGCGGGGTCGGCAGGGCGAGCAGCAGCCGCAGGGGTGCGGCCAGCCATCCGGCGACGGTGCGCAGGATGCCGAAGGCGGCGCGCTCGCCGTACGCCAGCCACAGTCCGCTCAGGAGCGCGGCGAGCAGGTGGGCGGCGAGCATGCCGAAAGACATGGAAGGCATGGAGGGCATGGAGTGCGAAGCCGTATGCCCCATGTGATCCATGTGGCCCATGTCCATATGGGCCGCGCCTATATGGGTCGCGCCCATGTCCATGTCCGAGGTCATGGAGGTCGAGCCGCTCACCGACTGCGCGTACGAAAACGCCTGGTGCAGTGCGGTCTGGGCGACGACCACGACCGTCACGACGAGGGCGAGCCCGCGTTCACGGCCCGCCAGGCCCCAGCCGACGACGCCGGTTCCGGCCACACCCGCGGCGAGCGTCCAGGCGGGCACATGGGCGCCGGACATCAGGACGTGGCCCAGGGCGGCGAGCAGCACACAGACGGCCGCGAACACCGCGGCCCGTACTGTGCGAGAACACCACCCTGCTGTCATGGCGCCTCATCCTCGCATCCTGACGTCCACCGTCACGTCCGGGTACGGATATGGACCGTTCCCCCACTCGCCCCAAGGCGTGTGATCCACGCCACGGCAACTCCCGGGAACGTACCGGGTTTCGGAACCGACGTCTGTAGGGCGGGCAGGTCACGAACCCGGCCGGACCACCACCGCGGGAACGTGCACCGGATCGCTGTGCCGGAAGTGCAGGGTGAACGCCACGAGGTCGCCGGTCCGCCAGTCGGCGCCCGCTCGCAGGGTCGCGTCGACGCTCTGCGGCGACATCGACAGCTCGCCGCCCGCGGGCACGGCGGCCGACTCCACGTCCTCGGCGTAGGCCGCCCCGCTGCCGGTCATACGGTGGCGGCTGAGCGTGATCTCACCGCGGACGTCGGTCGACGTGACCCGGACCAGCCGGTCGTCCGCGCCGCCGGAATTGGAGATGTCGAAGAAGGCCGCGGTGTCCGTGGTGTCGCCGTACGGCAGGAACACGCGCGCGTTCGAGACGCCGACGCGGGGCGGGGTGCCCGCCTTTCCGGCACTCACCCAGGCCGTCAGGCCGGCCAGCGCGACGCTGCATGCGGCGACCGGGACGAGGGCGGCGAGCAGGGTGTCGGCGAGGCGACGGCGGGTGGGGCGCCAGGGGTGGTGGGCCGAGGTCATCGCGTACGTTCTCCTGCTCGCGTCGGCTGCCAGGCCCGCAGCCGCAGGCTGTTCCCCACCACCAGCACCGAGCTGAGCGACATGGCCACGGCGGCGAACATCGGGGTGAGGAGGCCCACCATGGCGAGCGGCAGCGTCACCGCGTTGTAGCCGAAGGCCCAGACGAGGTTGGCGCGGATCGTGCCCAGGGTGCGGCGGGCCAGCCGGATCGCATCGGCCAGGGCCTCGATGTCGCCGCGCACGAGGGTCACGTCGGCCGCCCCGGCGGCCACGTCCGT contains:
- a CDS encoding isocyanide synthase family protein; the encoded protein is MPSTTSPDTLTTSASILRLLLPHHRTTDATRTAPAEAFPHQLRRIDAFVRAGAPVRFTLPGFPCKSPNPAKVLGHLPDQGERLSLRFLDSLCEEVEHIYAPGARVIICSDGHVFGDLIRVPDEHIDAYADELRLLIDQLGLERLSVFDLRDILGDLPNDTKRAHVHERYAPTVDALRAEVRSDDHALALYRGITRFLVEDTAGFSGTRSALQRECRRRAYGVIQRSRAWGDLIAEHHPGAVRLSIHPQPVGAAKFGIRLLDAPDAWTTPWHSAALLRADGTWTLMPRVRAASEGRLVRCDSRPSHFEQSP
- a CDS encoding cytochrome P450 family protein, with amino-acid sequence MTVQEPLSEPVPLMGCPYKSNPYPLYERLREDGPVHPVLFPSGVQAWLVTGYDAAHAALNDDRLGKNHDRGNDRWRARASIMPEPQHSQLQVHLLHQDPPQHTRMRRHVTEAFTPRRVEQLRPRFQELADALIDRLPETGPADLVAGFAAHFPFRVLAEVIGLPAGLAERFDRDWGKVVQPVGPADPGRPVYEARLHGLQSYIAEIVAHKRAHGNDDLLSRLVVARDHRELSQEELDSMIFQLLVAGQEPVTNQITTALIALFRHPAQLARLRDDPALLPRAVEELLRYDSAFELTTWRFFAEDSDLYGTRIPAGDSVIVSLCAANRDPRRFEAPDTLDLDRSPNPHLAFGHGIHFCPGAALARTELQVALGTLLARLPGLRLAVPDDEIEWIPAVLGRGTNHLPVGYDRRV
- the asnB gene encoding asparagine synthase (glutamine-hydrolyzing) — protein: MCGITGWASFHTDARTQAPVIEAMTATLAPRGPDAGGVWLGERAAIGHRRLAVIDIEGGRQPMTDRADEPTSVLSYSGEVYNHHELRDRLRALGHEFRTRSDTEVVLRAYAEWGEDVAEHLDGMFAFAVWDERAQRLLLVRDRLGVKPLFWARIDGGLAFASEPKALFAHPEIRPRVDADGLREAYSLLFNTGPTIWSGVREVEPGGVLVLDRDGVRERRYWQLAARGHTHGRDETVARVHDLVSTAARGQLEADVPLCSLLSGGIDSTVLTALLADELRLREGPDARIRSYAVDYSDQAEQFTGDVLRTGHDTPYATEAGAFIGTDHSTVVLDPHALLDPEHRKAVVVARDSPIGVGDMDTSLYLLFGEIRRHSTVALSGEAADEVFGGYPWFHNPKALAASTFPWLLVTGDEAAMPLNPELALNVREFRADTYRDALAAVPHIEGETETEHRQREMQHLSLTRWLRQLLHRKDRLSMAQGLEVRVPYCDHRLVEYAYSVPWALKSFDGREKSLLRAAGEGLAPDSVLLRPKNHYPATHHPDYNRGLQDLAREVLPFVRELADETRIKPCLDTPPDRLEWGHRLRLERVVDLALWLDHYRPELAL
- a CDS encoding MFS transporter, which produces MSDPQPGRIREDRWPLVAVAGLLSFVAMLDMNIVNVAQVDIADGLHVSAATAQWAVLGYQLPVVVLLLPVGRWLDGVGLRPALLTATTGFALGSAFSAAAPSAGWLIAARLVQGACAAVLFVLMPVLAIRSVRPHLRGRAMSVPATLGPLGAVTGPAVGGLLLDHWGWQAIFLVKIPFCVLALAVAWRAMPRDGGLTKPDRRSLADAGLVASGVTLLLLSLTLGTWWLALAAVAPLWRWLRGPGARPLTGVLRVPGLLRAHSAVLALAAGFAAMHYVVALHLQREDGVSATTTGLTVLAFPLGMGLAGPVGGRLADRYGPRPVAAAGAALTAAGLLLLVPLGDGWAPPDVAWRLALAGIGMGLNGGPTQALVMDAAPPDRAATAGSAVQLARSLGFTLGPALATAAWGLAGPGGDGARAGLALAATAACLAVPLLARPPRRTAATPLTQE
- a CDS encoding ABC transporter ATP-binding protein, with protein sequence MRIDIEDLQVAYAGRTVVSGAHLVAAEGEITGLVGPNGSGKSTLLRTVYRHLKPTAGRVLLDGTDLRTLTPTRSARHVAALPQERGGDFELTVREVVAMGRTPYKRAFAGEDAADRDIVAQALSDVGMAQAADRRFTALSGGERQRVLLARAFAQNPDVLVLDEPTNHLDIRHQVELLTLLRERRRTTLVSLHDLNAAASVCDRLHVLHAGEVVASGPPRDVLTPALMAEVFGVRAAVVDHPLTGDPLIAFDHRASEDSATRVLDTYGN
- a CDS encoding FecCD family ABC transporter permease, which gives rise to MSSVLSRRTAEPGTRGRVPAVPLAAALGVTLLLALTVAVSWGSTSIPPAEVWAVVGRRLTGEAARPGTDDLIVWQLRVPRALLAALVGAGLGIVGTAVQALVRNPLADPYLLGISNGASLGAVAAIVLGVSAGGALGLGLSGAAFVGALATFALVWTVARRGGGFAPLRLVLAGVAVGQFLSGFTSYLVLQAGDEQQTHSVLFWLMGSLSGASWQLLAVPAVAVPVALVCLQGRARGLNALLMGDETAAGLGVDVTRLRRELFTVTSVLTGVLVAVSGAIAFVALMVPHACRLLVGGDHRRLLPVSALFGALLLVVVDIVCRVAMDTQELPVGVVTSLLGAPALLYLLDRRLESGS
- a CDS encoding ABC transporter substrate-binding protein, translating into MRSRVRCGTAAAVLGGLLLAGCGDAETDSAGGSAAGAEPVTVTDCTGAKTTFSAAPEKIVTSNASSLELLLRLGAGDKVIGTGFPPGKGTLPAALDTQAQKVPVLSDTVIPKEKLLGSGADVYIDTFASMDGMGGGMGDAPTEEEFKAAGIKHIYLKSTACAAMAKGPVTDLAAVEDDITSLGQVTGTSAEAKKLVAGMRAKVDAVQKAVGDTPEDERPTYFFFDYDAGTKQPFVVCNRQVAHAVITLAGARNAFGDCDGDFKQVGWEDVIAKNPDWIQLGVRDRGSADANEKAFDEAEKWLKANSATKGLTAVKEDHFLRIGSEQTTIAGVENADTVEQIAQAVHPGKVD
- a CDS encoding sigma-70 family RNA polymerase sigma factor — translated: MITPALPPSCDKNGRREVVSQTEVIDQATLDDSITAWALAARGGDPDAVEQFVRALHRDVLRYVAHLCADPQAVDDLAQDTFLRALGSLHRFEGRSSARSWLLSIARRAVIDRYRYAAARPRLADVADWQLAIELAQPQDLPGFDDGIALLDLLAGLPDERREAFILTQLLGLPYAEAAEVSDCPVGTVRSRVARARATLMDLLAEEPAPRTEHAALVAA
- a CDS encoding copper chaperone PCu(A)C, whose protein sequence is MTSAHHPWRPTRRRLADTLLAALVPVAACSVALAGLTAWVSAGKAGTPPRVGVSNARVFLPYGDTTDTAAFFDISNSGGADDRLVRVTSTDVRGEITLSRHRMTGSGAAYAEDVESAAVPAGGELSMSPQSVDATLRAGADWRTGDLVAFTLHFRHSDPVHVPAVVVRPGS